In Schistocerca serialis cubense isolate TAMUIC-IGC-003099 chromosome 3, iqSchSeri2.2, whole genome shotgun sequence, the following proteins share a genomic window:
- the LOC126471218 gene encoding putative cyclin-dependent serine/threonine-protein kinase DDB_G0272797/DDB_G0274007, with the protein MDPFVTRIGDVTIERVVPRGCAKDGHIPVPSVSLAKREANGSEEALAEGINVSEDLQIFLKPPPEGMLRDQQLLQRQPQFHMPQQHIQQQNRFHQQHTQHSQLNQHLQTHSFQQLNQNQQTLMQQQLSQGQNQMTQSEQHVNQQQISHNQHSHMMPNPVSQQHQSSMGHLQDSIKQNQSHNQSLNAQLTQNHQLAQHEQNHMQMNLPQQVSNQMQQMQSHQPLSQHQVSSSQQLSSQQEQ; encoded by the coding sequence ATGGACCCATTTGTCACACGCATCGGCGATGTTACGATTGAAAGGGTGGTACCACGAGGATGTGCAAAGGATGGGCACATCCCGGTACCATCCGTCAGCCTCGCGAAGAGGGAAGCCAATGGCAGTGAGGAGGCTTTGGCAGAGGGCATCAATGTCAGCGAAGACCTCCAAATCTTTTTAAAGCCCCCACCTGAAGGAATGCTACGAGATCAACAACTCCTGCAGCGTCAACCTCAGTTCCATATGCCTCAGCAACATATCCAGCAACAAAACCGCTTCCATCAGCAGCACACTCAGCATTCACAACTGAATCAGCACCTGCAAACCCACAGTTTTCAGCAGTTAAACCAAAACCAGCAAACTCTAATGCAACAACAGTTATCACAGGGGCAGAATCAAATGACACAGAGTGAGCAACATGTGAACCAACAACAAATCAGCCATAATCAACACAGTCACATGATGCCGAACCCAGTGAGCCAACAGCATCAGTCGAGTATGGGTCATTTGCAAGATAGCATCAAGCAAAACCAAAGCCATAACCAATCTCTGAATGCACAGCTTACACAGAATCATCAGCTGGCCCAGCATGAACAAAATCACATGCAGATGAATCTGCCACAACAAGTGTCTAATCAGATGCAACAAATGCAAAGCCACCAGCCCCTTAGTCAGCATCAGGTTAGCTCTAGTCAGCAGCTTAGCAGCCAGCAAGAGCAG
- the LOC126471219 gene encoding aspartic and glutamic acid-rich protein-like, whose product MDLQHCIYNTEKLFATRRYTEGEDIFETDELDDKDDKEYKDDKEYEDDKGYKDDKGYKDDKGYKDDKGYKDDKGYKDDKGYKDDKGYEDDKGYEDDKGYEDDKGYEDDKGYEDDKGYEDDKGYEDDKGYEDDKGYEDDKGYEDDKGYEDDKGYEDDKGYEDDKGYEDDKGYEDDKGYEDDKGYEDDKGYEDDKGYEDDKGYEDDKGYEDDKGYEDDKGYEDDKGYEDDKGYEDDKEYEDDKEYEDDKEYEDDKEYEDDKEYEDDKEYEDDKEYEDDKEYEDDKEYEDDT is encoded by the exons ATGGATTTACAACACTGCATATATAACACAGAAAAACTA TTTGCCACAAGAAGATATACTGAAGGAGAAGATATTTTTGAAACTGATGAGTTGGACGATAAAGATGACAAAGAGTATAAAGATGACAAAGAGTATGAAGATGACAAAGGGTATAAAGATGACAAAGGGTATAAAGATGACAAAGGGTATAAAGATGACAAAGGGTATAAAGATGACAAAGGGTATAAAGATGACAAAGGGTATAAAGATGACAAAGGGTATGAAGATGACAAAGGGTATGAAGATGACAAAGGATATGAAGATGACAAAGGGTATGAAGATGACAAAGGGTATGAAGATGACAAAGGGTATGAAGATGACAAAGGGTATGAAGATGACAAAGGGTATGAAGATGACAAAGGGTATGAAGATGACAAAGGGTATGAAGATGACAAAGGGTATGAAGATGACAAAGGGTATGAAGATGACAAAGGGTATGAAGATGACAAAGGGTATGAAGATGACAAAGGGTATGAAGATGACAAAGGGTATGAAGATGACAAAGGGTATGAAGATGACAAAGGGTATGAAGATGACAAAGGGTATGAAGATGACAAAGGGTATGAAGATGACAAAGGGTATGAAGATGACAAAGGGTATGAAGATGACAAAGGGTATGAAGATGACAAAGGGTATGAAGATGACAAAGGGTATGAAGATGACAAAGAGTATGAAGATGACAAAGAGTATGAAGATGACAAAGAGTATGAAGATGACAAAGAGTATGAAGATGACAAAGAGTATGAAGATGACAAAGAGTATGAAGATGACAAAGAGTATGAAGATGACAAAGAGTATGAAGATGACAAAGAGTATGAAGACGACACGTAA